Proteins encoded together in one Bactrocera neohumeralis isolate Rockhampton chromosome 4, APGP_CSIRO_Bneo_wtdbg2-racon-allhic-juicebox.fasta_v2, whole genome shotgun sequence window:
- the LOC126756344 gene encoding serine/threonine-protein kinase hippo, whose protein sequence is MSSELKKLSEESLLQPPEKVFDIMCKLGEGSYGSVYKALHKESSSIVAIKLVPVASDLHEIIKEISIMQQCDSPYVVRYYGSYFKQYDLWICMEYCGAGSVSDIMRLRKKTLTEDEIATILSDTLQGLVYLHLRRKIHRDIKAGNILLNTEGYAKLADFGVAGQLTDTMAKRNTVIGTPFWMAPEVIEEIGYDCVADIWSLGITALEMAEGKPPYGDIHPMRAIFMIPQKPPPSFREPDRWSAEFIDFVSLCLVKNPDERATASDLLNHEFIRNAKPRSILKQMIEETCAIREQQRANRTGGMSQAKNLPTQQEELLHEDEHEFQAETVKTFIDDPGTLVPEKFGEYQQATDSDATMIAHTEDSGTLGPNNRAMCVAAGTDNAGGRAGDVSAAADSGTLIELESNLGTMVIKTDSDDSTTTKRNEFNKPRYRPKFLDHFERKNPGDAAIPTRIGEDLEKSTAFGANTEQYQANTPQQQQQQQQQQQHLMQSQQNHNNSNDTNWENNMEMQFQQISAINQYGLQQHQHHLQQQQQQQQQQQAAAAAAAAYYGHPLVSDHHLLAINNQQNLLRNQQQQPQPPAYQQHHLHTQSHGYVDGEFEFLKFLTFDDLNQRLNNIDSEMEKEIEELNKKYNAKRQPIVDAMNAKRKRQQNINNNLIKI, encoded by the exons ATGTCTTCCGAGTTGAAAAAACTTTCAGAGGAATCTCTTTTACAGCCTCCAGAAAAGGTCTTTGACATTATGTGCAAACTTGGCGAAGGTAGCTATGGCTCCGTTTATAAAGCATTGCATAAAGAAAGTAGCTCAATAGTAGCCATCAAATTGGTGCCTGTAGCGTCCGATCTGCATGAAATTATTAAGGAGATCTCAATAATGCAGCAATGCGATTCACCGTATGTGGTGCGCTACTATGGTTCCTATTTTAAGCAATATGATCTGTGGATATGCATGGAATATTGTGGTGCTGGTAGTGTATCAGATATAATGCGTCTACGTAAGAAAACGCTAACCGAAGACGAAATAGCCACGATACTCTCCGATACATTACAGGGTTTAGTGTATTTGCATCTGCGTCGCAAAATACATCGTGATATAAAGGCTGGCAATATATTGCTGAACACAGAGGGCTATGCCAAATTGGCAGATTTCGGAGTAGCAGGTCAACTTACAGATACGATGGCGAAACGTAACACAGTTATTGGCACGCCATTTTGGATGGCACCGGAAGTAATTGAAGAAATCGGTTACGATTGTGTGGCAGATATTTGGTCGTTAGGAATAACAGCATTAGAAATGGCCGAAGGTAAACCACCATATGGTGACATACATCCCATGCGTGCCATTTTCATGATACCACAAAAACCACCACCATCTTTTCGTGAACCCGATCGTTGGAGTGctgaatttattgattttgttaGCTTGTGCCTGGTAAAAAATCCCGATGAACGTGCCACCGCTTCCGATCTGCTCAATCATGAATTTATACGCAACGCAAAGCCGCGTAGTATACTCAAACAAATGATCGAAGAAACTTGTGCAATACGTGAGCAACAGCGCGCAAATAGAACCGGCGGTATGAGTCAAGCCAAAAATTTACCCACACAGCAAGAGGAGTTGCTGCACGAAGATGAACATGAATTTCAAGCGGAGACCGTCAAAACATTTATTGATGATCCGGGCACTTTGGTGCCTGAAAAATTTGGCGAATATCAACAGGCAACGGACAGTGATGCCACAATGATAGCACATACTGAGGATAGTGGCACGCTGGGACCTAATAACCGAGCAATGTGTGTCGCGGCTGGCACAGACAATGCAGGCGGCAGAGCCGGTGATGTTAGTGCTGCAGCAGACTCGGGAACGCTCATAGAACTGGAATCGAATTTAG GCACAATGGTCATCAAAACAGATTCGGATGACTCCACCACGACTAAACGCAACGAATTTAATAAGCCACGCTACCGCCCCAAATTTCTCGATCACTTCGAACGTAAAAATCCTGGTGATGCCGCGATACCAACACGCATTGGTGAGGATTTGGAAAAATCAACAGCTTTTGGTGCTAATACCGAGCAGTATCAAGCAAatacaccacaacaacaacaacagcagcagcaacaacagcaacatttaATGCAGTCACAACAAAATCACAACAATTCGAATGACACGAACTGGGAGAACAATATGGAAATGCAATTTCAACAAATCTCCGCTATCAACCAGTACGGCCTTCAACAGCATCAGCATCatttgcaacagcagcaacaacaacaacaacagcaacaagctgCGGCTGCTGCAGCAGCTGCATATTACGGTCATCCGCTAGTTAGTGATCATCACTTGTTGGCCATAAATAATCAGCAAAATCTATTGCgtaatcaacaacaacaaccacaaccacCTGCCTACCAGCAACATCATCTGCACACACAATCGCACGGCTATGTGGATGGTGAATTTGAATTCTTGAAATTCCTCACATTCGACGATCTAAACCAACGTTTGAATAACATTGACTCCGAAA